Proteins from a single region of Segatella copri:
- a CDS encoding acyl carrier protein, with protein MSEIESKVKAIIVDKLGVDEAEVKPEASFTNDLGADSLDTVELIMEFEKEFSISIPDDKAEKIATVGDAISYIEENAK; from the coding sequence ATGTCAGAAATTGAAAGCAAAGTAAAGGCAATTATCGTTGATAAACTCGGTGTTGATGAGGCTGAAGTTAAGCCAGAGGCAAGCTTCACAAATGATCTTGGTGCAGATTCTTTGGATACTGTAGAGTTGATCATGGAGTTCGAGAAGGAGTTCTCTATCTCTATCCCAGACGATAAGGCTGAGAAGATTGCTACTGTAGGTGACGCTATCTCTTACATTGAGGAGAACGCTAAGTAA
- a CDS encoding DUF4254 domain-containing protein, producing the protein MTFTEKANKIFNQAIADYHIKDNIDTPINNPYQEGSIENYLYLKCWIDTVQWHFEDIIRDPQIDPAEALVLKRRIDKSNQDRTDLVEQIDTYFRETYKDVKVQDDARINTESPAWAVDRLSILALKIYHMKEQVERPEASAEHKAKCQAKLDVLLEQQVDLSTAIDQLLEDIEAGRKYMKVYRQMKMYNDPSTNPVLYKK; encoded by the coding sequence ATGACATTTACAGAAAAAGCCAATAAGATATTTAATCAGGCGATAGCCGATTATCATATCAAAGACAACATTGATACACCAATCAATAATCCATACCAGGAAGGTAGCATCGAGAACTACCTTTATCTGAAGTGTTGGATTGACACTGTACAGTGGCATTTCGAGGATATTATCCGTGATCCTCAGATAGACCCGGCTGAAGCACTCGTATTGAAGCGCAGAATCGACAAGAGCAACCAGGACAGAACAGACCTCGTTGAGCAAATCGATACTTACTTCCGCGAAACATACAAAGACGTGAAGGTTCAGGATGATGCACGCATCAACACTGAGAGTCCTGCATGGGCTGTTGACCGCTTGAGTATTCTTGCCCTCAAGATTTATCACATGAAGGAGCAGGTGGAACGTCCGGAAGCTTCGGCTGAGCACAAAGCGAAATGCCAAGCCAAACTGGATGTACTTCTGGAACAGCAGGTAGACCTTTCTACAGCTATCGACCAACTCTTGGAAGATATCGAGGCTGGACGCAAATACATGAAGGTTTACCGACAGATGAAGATGTACAACGATCCTTCAACCAATCCTGTACTCTACAAGAAATAA
- a CDS encoding glycosyltransferase family 9 protein — protein sequence MKTEHILVIRFSAMGDVAMTVPVIQSLAKQYPKVRITVLSRPFARPFFEDLAPNVGFMEADIKEEYKGVKGLNALYRRLIAKQFTAIADLHSVLRSDYLRMRFNLDNFKVAHIDKHRKGKRKLVASNGKKLVQQPTSFQNYADVFAQLGYPIHMDFTSIYGDGKQGDLSILPQEVFGVGENAISQEDKHITEPWIGIAPFAAHEGKIYPIQLMEKVIQRLIHNHPHAHIFLFGGGKDETPVMNDWAEKYPQLINASSHLNGLKQELILISHLHVMVSMDSANMHLASLVNTPVVSIWGATHPYAGFMGWHQDPANAVQLDLPCRPCSIYGNKPCARGDFACMKHISPELVTEKIDSVLNKR from the coding sequence ATGAAAACTGAGCATATCCTGGTAATTAGATTTTCAGCCATGGGCGATGTAGCCATGACTGTACCTGTAATTCAATCTTTGGCCAAACAATACCCGAAAGTAAGAATTACTGTGCTCAGTCGTCCCTTTGCCCGTCCTTTCTTTGAAGACTTGGCTCCTAACGTTGGATTTATGGAAGCTGATATCAAGGAGGAATACAAAGGGGTGAAAGGACTCAACGCACTCTATCGCCGATTGATAGCCAAACAGTTTACAGCAATTGCCGATTTACATAGCGTGCTGCGTTCCGATTATCTGCGTATGCGCTTCAACCTGGATAACTTCAAGGTTGCACATATTGACAAACATCGCAAGGGAAAACGCAAGCTGGTAGCTTCTAATGGTAAAAAACTTGTGCAGCAACCTACATCGTTCCAAAACTATGCTGATGTTTTTGCACAACTTGGATATCCTATCCACATGGATTTCACATCTATCTATGGGGATGGAAAACAAGGAGATTTAAGTATCTTACCACAGGAGGTATTCGGAGTAGGAGAGAATGCTATCTCACAAGAAGACAAGCACATAACAGAGCCGTGGATTGGTATTGCTCCCTTCGCTGCACACGAGGGAAAAATATATCCGATACAACTGATGGAAAAAGTTATCCAGCGACTTATCCACAATCATCCACACGCTCATATCTTCCTTTTCGGTGGAGGCAAAGACGAAACACCAGTGATGAACGACTGGGCTGAGAAGTATCCACAGCTCATTAACGCTTCTTCTCATCTTAACGGATTGAAACAGGAACTCATCCTGATTAGTCATCTGCACGTTATGGTGAGCATGGATAGTGCCAATATGCACTTGGCATCGCTTGTTAACACTCCTGTAGTAAGCATCTGGGGAGCTACCCATCCATACGCAGGTTTCATGGGCTGGCATCAGGATCCTGCCAATGCCGTACAGCTTGACTTACCTTGCCGCCCTTGCAGTATCTATGGTAACAAGCCTTGCGCTAGGGGAGACTTCGCATGTATGAAGCATATCTCTCCTGAACTGGTAACAGAAAAAATTGATTCTGTTTTGAACAAAAGATAG
- a CDS encoding IS1182 family transposase has translation MAKIQIKSETRHELSFFPNSFDDYVPKDSKVRMVDRIVRSMDINPLMDTYDGIGAPPYSPKMLLSLVVFAYINGVYSCRGIADALKYDVRYMWICGGKQLSFATINRFRSHHMIKCIDFYFDAVVSILVEKGVISLEEQYVDGTKIESKANKYTFVWKKTVEKNRAKLLEKTSAALAQIKEQIRLNGGSDIKEEDSEPATSAKDVERSARLCERQVKNLPKAKLTGREKQKLNTQIDHLFKASDKLCEYEKSLDILGERNSYSKTDPDATFMRLKEDAMNNGQTKPAYNLQIATENQYWTNFALYPNPTDTLTFKPFLDKYKKRYGKQSKSVTADSGYGSEENYEYLEMEEMVGYVKYNWFHKEQHKPFKEDAFNQANFYYNRDDDYYVCPMGQHMEPCGQRQTKSDSGYVSVITLYRAQRCDGCPLGSLCKKSKGNRTIYVNHKLNAYKKEAFLLLTSEEGLKHRSQRPIEPEAVFGQMKADMHYKRFRHFGMDKVYMDLGLFGMGFNLKKYLGIKR, from the coding sequence ATGGCAAAGATACAAATAAAATCTGAAACTCGGCACGAATTGAGCTTTTTTCCTAACTCTTTCGATGATTATGTGCCAAAAGACAGCAAAGTTCGTATGGTGGATCGTATTGTTCGCAGTATGGACATCAACCCTCTCATGGATACCTATGATGGGATTGGTGCTCCTCCTTACAGTCCGAAGATGCTTCTAAGTTTAGTTGTTTTTGCCTATATCAATGGCGTTTATTCCTGTCGTGGCATAGCGGACGCACTTAAATACGATGTTCGCTATATGTGGATTTGTGGAGGTAAGCAATTATCTTTCGCAACAATCAACCGCTTTAGATCCCATCATATGATTAAATGCATCGACTTTTATTTTGATGCGGTCGTCTCCATATTGGTTGAAAAGGGCGTGATTAGTCTGGAGGAACAATATGTTGATGGTACTAAGATAGAGTCGAAAGCAAACAAGTACACGTTTGTATGGAAGAAGACCGTGGAAAAGAACAGGGCTAAGCTCTTGGAAAAGACCTCTGCTGCATTGGCTCAGATAAAAGAACAAATTCGCCTGAATGGCGGGAGTGACATTAAGGAAGAAGACAGCGAGCCAGCCACTTCCGCCAAGGATGTAGAGAGAAGTGCACGTTTGTGTGAGAGGCAAGTGAAGAACCTTCCTAAGGCAAAGCTTACAGGAAGAGAGAAGCAAAAGCTAAATACTCAGATAGATCACTTGTTCAAAGCCTCGGACAAACTGTGCGAGTATGAAAAATCACTGGATATACTGGGCGAGAGAAACAGTTACTCCAAGACCGATCCCGATGCGACCTTCATGCGCCTCAAGGAAGATGCCATGAACAATGGGCAGACAAAGCCTGCCTATAACCTTCAAATTGCGACAGAGAATCAATATTGGACGAATTTCGCCCTTTATCCCAATCCAACAGACACCCTGACCTTCAAGCCTTTTTTGGATAAGTACAAGAAAAGATATGGAAAGCAATCCAAGAGCGTCACCGCAGACTCAGGGTATGGCTCGGAGGAGAACTACGAGTACCTAGAGATGGAAGAAATGGTGGGTTATGTAAAGTACAACTGGTTTCACAAGGAACAGCATAAGCCTTTCAAGGAGGATGCCTTCAACCAAGCGAACTTCTACTACAACAGGGATGATGACTATTATGTCTGCCCCATGGGACAACACATGGAACCTTGTGGACAACGGCAAACGAAAAGTGACTCCGGCTATGTGTCTGTCATTACATTATATAGAGCACAACGATGTGATGGATGTCCGCTTGGAAGTCTCTGCAAGAAATCCAAAGGCAACAGAACCATATATGTCAACCATAAACTGAATGCATATAAAAAGGAAGCCTTCCTGCTACTAACGTCTGAAGAGGGCTTGAAACACAGAAGCCAGCGACCGATAGAGCCGGAAGCTGTATTTGGGCAGATGAAGGCAGATATGCATTATAAGCGATTCAGGCATTTTGGAATGGACAAGGTTTACATGGATCTAGGATTGTTCGGAATGGGATTCAATTTGAAGAAATATTTGGGTATAAAA